The DNA sequence ATTGGTATTGTACGCAAGGACAATTATGTTGTTGTTCGTAGTATCAGTTTCCTAAAAAATGGTAAAAAGAAATATATGGATATTGCCAAGCTTCACAAACAAAATGGTGTGTGGGTATCTGACGAGATGACAATGATTACCAAAAAAGGAAAACGAATACTTCATAAAACAATATTGAAGTTTAAAAATATTAAAGTGAATAAGCCTTTGCCTGACTCAATCTTTACGACTCGAAGATTAGAAAAAGGTATCTAAAAAAGGAATAATGAATTGAAGCAGATAGCATGGATATATAGATTAAAAGTATCGATATTATTTGCAATATTATTTTGTATCATACCGCTTATTGCAGGTGGTGATATTGTGAAGGTAAAACTTAAAGAGATAGGAGTTCAGCCACAAGCTATCAATAATGAGACACAAGAAGCTTTAGGTGGTTTTGAAGAAGAAGATACTGCTGACAGTGATATAGGTGGTTTTGAAGAGAATACAGGTGATATGGGTACTAATACGGATGAAAAAGACCCAAGTGATTATGGATTGAGTGGAGAGATTAAACAACAAGTTGCATATCTTACTTCAAGTAAAAATTCTAATCGTAAAGACTTTTCATCATTACGAAAAACCTTTTTTTTGGACTACGAGTATAAATTTTCTAATGATTTGAAGCTAAAAATAAATGAGCGATATTTTTATGATTGGGTGTATGATATTTCACATATTTATTTTACTCCAGAAGAAAAATATTTTTTATATTCAGAAGCAGAGTTGTTTGATGCCTATTTGGAGGGAAGTGTCAGTAATAGCCTAGATTTCAAAATTGGTCGTCAGGTGGTGGTATGGGGGCGCAGTGATACGATTCGTATTACCGATGTGTTAAATCCCATCGACAATCGTCAGCCTGGTATGGTTGATATTAAAGATTTGCGATTACCTACAGTAATGGTGAAGTTGGACTACTATGTTGGCAATTGGCGAATTACACCAATTGTACTTTTAGAACAACGCTTCACCAAAGACCCTCCCTATGGTTCAACTTTTTATCCAGCAAATTTCCCTTTTCCCAATGCCAAAGAGTACAATAAGCCTACTTATGCACTAAGTGTTGGCAGGGAATTTCATGGATGGGATATGAATTTGTATGCCACACATATCTATAATGATACCAAGTTCATTCAAGACCCATTTAGCCAGGATGCTGTAGTGATACATGACAAAATAAATATGTTTGGTGCAGCATTTAATATCTTAAAAGGCTCATGGCTCATAAAGAGTGAAATTGCCTATTTTGATGCGTTACGCTATATGATGGCACCAGATACAAACCTTAATCGACTAGATACACTTATAGGCATAGAATATAACGGAATTGCCAATACAATGATTAGTTTTGATGCGTCACTTCGTCACTTTATGCGATATGATATGCGTTTAGAACGTCAATATATTATTGCAGAAAATAAACGTATCGACCTTATTCCTACTTATCAAAACACCTATCAGTATGCCTTTCGTATGAATTCTGATTTTATCAATGATACATTGCATGCCAATTATTTGATCACACTTTTTGGTAAAAAAGGAAATGAGGGTGGTTTTCAGCGCTTGTGGGCTACTTATGATATTGATGACCATTTTAAAATAGATGTAGGTGTTTTAGATTTTATTGGTGGAGATATACTTTTTGATCACTTTAAGCAAGAGCGTATTGTATTTGGTAATATAATTTACAATTTTAATATTTAGTTTGACAAGTAGCGTTCCAAGATAATCTTGGCAGCAATGGAGTCTATTTTGCCATCTTTTTTATGTCGAAACTGTCCAGCAGTTAGTTCTTGTGCTTCAAAACTACTGCCTTGTTCATCAATATAAACAATAGGAATATTGAGTTTTAGTAGCGAGACAAAGTGTTTGATGCGTCGTTCCATCTCCTCTTCGCTTGCTCCACCCTTTGGTAGACCCACAATGAGTTTCTCTGTCTCCCACTCCTTGAGAAAGCTATTGATGTCTCGTGCTGCTTGATTACGGTTTTTTCGCAACACAGCATTTTGCGGTAGAACAACCTTTCCATCAAGACAGATAGCTACTCCAATACGCTTAAGTCCTACATCTAGGCTAGCAAGTTTCATGTATTACTCTCTTATATATAATTTTCATAGAAAATACTATTGATGACATAGGGTGAATTTCTATGGTAAATAAATATATTCTCCTATTTATGTATTTGTATATTTATTGTTTTTGGAGGACTTAGTTTTACCATCTTATTTTGAATTGTATGCCTTCAATAATAGCATTTCTAATGATTGCACCTTTCGAAACAATCCTCATCTGCCTAGGTATTTGTCTAGTTTAATTTATTTTTCCTTTAATATGTCATATACATTTATCTGGTGCGATATATGTGACCAATCTACCATCCTTGGCACCGACCAAAATTTTTATGCTTGAACTAGTTCATTCAAATTATTTACGTGCTGTATTTGCTGAAATATCATAGTCTACTAATATCTCATTAGCGGTAAATGTCTTCTGGGCTTTTAATAGCTTTTTTAATAATATCTTTTTGTGAAATTTAGTTTTCCTGCCAAAATGAATCTTTTAACATAAATGTCAATTCTTCAAATTCTTGAATTTTTTTTTTCTCTGAAAAATACGTAAATCATCTATTATCTTAAAATAATCTCAACTTGATAATAAATAAGAATAATTTAAAGTCATTATCGTCATATTCTGTATATAAGTAAGACTTTGCTATATTTTGCAGTGCATCTTTGTAATTTACTAATAGAAATATAATTTCAAAATAAATCAAGACACTTTTCAAGCACATGAAAACCAATAAAAACAATGCTCTTGCTGTTCTTTACATTCCCATCAAAATGGGTGTATACTAATCATAAAATGTAATATAATTGCTTTAATGATAGGATTTATAAAGTTAGTTTCTGTATGGTTTTCGATAACAAATTACATAACTCTTTCTAGTCTATCTAATACCTCTTCATATTTGGGTGGTTGATAGATATTGTTTACCATCAATGTCCACAATACAAATATTTCATTATCTGTTCTGGTTTGCCCACCAATATCCCATTTTTCACTTAACCCTTGTGTTGCTATTTCCTTGAAACCTTAAAATTATATCAACAGTTAATCGTTCACGTTTAAGTTTTTTACCTCTTTCATCAGAAAATAATTATTAACTATGTGCGTTCATCAGGACTTTTTAGGTTCCTCTTTTTGACACAATCATATCTTTTGCAATTCTTCTTGTTGTCGAAGCCCTTCAAGTTAGAACTGTGTAAGCTTCTTCAATAACAAGGGATGAAAAGATAGAGGTATTCCCAAAGTGAATTTGTGGGCATAAGACCATCTTTTGAAAATTCAGATATTTTAGATAGAGACTAGCCTGTAATGAATCATGTACTGAGTACATAAAAACTTGTTTTGATTAGCCTGTAAAGAAACAAGTATTTTTTTTTCCTGAAACCCTATGTAGTTTAATAGAGATACCAAACAGTTAATGGATCATCCTTATTTAGCTTTGCATGATATTTTTACTTTATCCCAATAAACATATTTACCTTTATTGTCTACTTCTTTTGTATTTATGATAATAACTTGCATATCCATCTTAAAGATATCAACAAGCCCAGCTTAAATTCAAACGGTACTTTTCAATAATATTTTTTTGCCATACTTCTTTTTTTAAACTCAGATTTTAAATTTGAGGTTATTATATCTTTTTTTTTCTCATTTATGTCCAGCACACTGTACTTGTAATTACCTAGCATTTGAGTTAGAGAGCTAAAACCTGGCTTATTTCCCTCAGTTCATCGCTCCCTGCATTGGGAATGCATATTATAAATTGATTGGGTATATAACATTGATTACATCATTCACCTTGAGTATGAATTCCCACCGAGGATGGATGGGAATTATAGCACATTAAACACCTTTTTAGTATTTATTTTTTTAACCATTTTAGTTGTTTTTAGTTTTTCTTCACATATAAACCTGCACCCAAAAATAGTAACATATATATCCATTCAATACATCATCAATAGTTATTTTACTATCACTGTGACTGCTTCATTTCTAACCATTTATCTAGCTTCACATGTTTTCCGTATTTTTCATATTTATCAGAGTAAGTCTATCCTATTTGATGTAAAGTTATTTTTTTGTCTTTTTGTCTTTTTATTAATATTAAGAGCGTTTTACTTACAATGAGTGGTAATAATGACTCTAAAAGCTACACAGATATAATTTGCAGCTGATGGAGGATTTGAAAAAAAACAAAGAAAAGATGCTAATATTTCTTCTACTTCCTTTGGTACACCTTTGGGTATATTAAAATATTTATTGCGGGATAAAAAAACAATGGATTATAATATGTTTGATATAAATCTTCAAGCATTTCCTTCTGAATCGTTTACGATCGTGAAGTTCCATGGTAATTTCTTGAACAAATAACTTTTCTTTACATTCTTCATTTACTACCAGGCAGAGTGTTGTGCTAGACAAAGTTGAATTCCATTTGCCAAATGAATCAGATGCATTGAGCCAGCCACAACATTCAATGGTCACTCACCATCTACTTCTTTTATTACTTTCTCTTCCTTGAGTACCGTATACAGCATTACATCTAGGACAACGCCAATTATTGTTCATTTGATTTTTTATCAAAGGCTTGCAGCTGTATAAAGAATTTCTATCAATCCCTTGTCCCCTCATCTCACCTCAGTAAGCGCAAGCTAGCACAACTTCTCGGCCACCAGCTTGGGCCAGCATCCTCACCCATAGATGACATAATCCGTCTTTTTAGACACCGACCTCACCTTTGTCCAGCCTGCAGCCTCGCCGGCTTACGGACATCATTGCCGTAAGCACTACCGTTTACCTTTAAATGGATTACTGGCTTCTGCTTTCTCTGCTACTGTAGGTTCGATAACATCGAACAGATTTATTTCAGAAGTCATGATTCACGTACGCTCCGGCAAAGGAGTTTGCCAAATGCTCTTCGCCTATACCATCTATGAAGCTGCTACCTGCTCTAAGTAGCATCGACAATACCTGGGCCAAACTCCCAATGCCAGTGACTTTCCGCCTTGCCTCTCCTATGTGTGTTTCTTGCCCATAGCGAGGCGGAGTCTATGCAAAGGGACACCCTTGGTAGCATGTATGGCATCTAGGAGGTTTGCAGATACGCTTCTGCTTGAAGCCCTCCATGCCTTCTAGATCATTATGTTAGATGATAGAGTCCTAGATATCTTGCATTTACCCTCAATTGCAATTATCTCTACTATCTTTTGATCCCTGGCCGATATATTCATACAACTTTTTTAACAAAGTGTATGATGGAGTTCTACTCTATCAGGACAGTCTAGGTTTGACATGATGAGCGTACCCTCATCTAGTACTTCAGAACCACAGGGTAGGTTCTTTTTGGGACGACTGATGGGTTTTGAACCATCACGCCTATCAGTCAACTACCTTGGTAATTTTAGGTATTACACATCCACCCAGGCGGCGTATAAGCATAATACTATCACCACCATTAACTCTTTACGTTCTATCTCATCGAAGTTATGTAGTGTAGCACGAGAGATAATGGCACCATCTAGGTTGATAGGTTCTATTTCTGCTACAGGCGTGAGCACTCCTGTACGTCCTACTTGTACGGTGATGGCATTAACTTTGGTGACTTTCTCTACAGCAGGAAACTTATAGGCACACATCCATTTTGGTACTTTGACGGTATAGCCTAACTCCTCTTGCAAGCTTACATCATCTACTTTGATAACCAGTCCATCCATCATTACAGGTATCTCATCTCTTCTAGATAAAATAAAGTGGTAAAACTCCTCTATCTCGTCGATACTGTTACACGCTTTAGAGTATGGGGGTCTCAAAAAGCCTTGATTGTATACAAAATCCATTTTTTCAGAGAGCTTGATATAAGAGAGATTATTTTCTCCTAGCCCCCAAGGGTAAAACACTAGTCTTCGCTTTGCTGTAACAGATGAGTCTAGTTGACGCAAACTGCCTGCTGCAGCATTTCGAGGATTGGCAAACAGAGACTCTCCTTTATTTGCACGCTCCTTGTTGATCTTTTCAAAATCATCTTTTCGTATGACCACTTCACCCCGTATCTCTATAAGGTCCTTATGGTCAATTAGAAGTGGTACAGAACGGATGGTGCGAACATTATCTGTTACCTCTTCACCTATCATACCATCCCCACGTGTAATAGCTTTTACCAGCTTTCCATCTTCGTAGAGTAGGTTCATGCTTGCTCCATCAAATTTGGGTTCACAAAAGAAGTTACACTTACCTATATTCTTCTCTACTCTTGCTATCCATTCTGTAACTTCATCCTTGGTAAAAACATCCTCCATGCTCCACATACGCTTAATATGTTTTGATTTACTAAACTCCTCACGTACTACACCACCAACACGCTGAGTTGGAGAATCAGGTCGCATATGTTCTGGGTGTGACTGTTCATAATTTTTTACCTCATGATAAAGCCTATCATACTCTTCATCTGTAGCTATAGGATTGTCTTCTACATAGTATGCATGTGCCCACTTTTTGAGTATATCTACGTTTTTATTATATTGTTTTTGCATCATTAACTCTTTTTTATCTATCTAAGTTATGTCATATTATTAGGTAAATGCTTTTTGTACCATTAGGGCTTGCATATGTTCTTTGATATCATGGCAACGGACGATATTTGCCCCATTTTCTACCGCTTTAAGATGAATAGCAAGGGTACCTGGAAGTCGATCTATGGTTGGTGTGGGAATAATCTTGTCTATCATTGATTTTCGACTAGCACCAATAAGTACTTCGCAACCAAATGAAGTAAAATGACGCATATTATTAATAAGCACAAGGTTGTGTTCAAGGGTTTTGCCAAAACCAATACCTACATCAAGCATTATTTGCTCTCTTTTTAGCCCTAACGCTTCACACTTGGCAATGCGTTCTTGGAAAAAATTACTCACCTCTGCAGTGACATCTTCGTAGTGTGGGTTTTGCTGCATTGTTTGTGGGGTACCTTGCATATGCATGATACAAAGTTTTGTATTGTATTGTACTGCCAATGCGATTACTGCATCATTATTTGCTCCTGTAATATCATTGATTACACTAAATCCATGCTCTAACGCATAACCAATAATGGATGGACTGTAGCTATCTATGGAGAAAATTGCCTTTTCATAAAGTTTTTGTGAAGCGATAGCATCACAGATGGGCTTTATGCGTGCTAGTTCAATTGCTTCATTCACTGTCTCAGCCCCTGGTCGTGAAGAGACAGCACCAATATCAATAATGTCCGCTCCCTCTTCAATCATCTGTTCAATACGTAAAATTGCACTAGACTCTTGAAAACGGCTTCCTGCATAAAAACTATCCTCATTAGCATTAATAACACCCATAATCTGTAATGGATAATATTTTGTGGACAAAAAATATTTTAACTCCTCTGCGAGCTTTTTGAGTCCAAATGGCTGTGCCATCTCCTTACTGGAGAGTATCTCCATATGTTTTCTTGTGCCAATAAGAATACAGTCATAATGCTCCTTCTTGCAAGTAATCACTCCTCCTGGAACCGCAAGTTCTGCTCCAATACTAAGGGCATCCTGCTTGAGAATATTTGCAGCAGGTGTACGGAGGTTTTTGATATAAAAGGTCATCAATTCCATCTTTTTTGCCATAATGGCAATACCACCACTTTCAACACCAAGTTGTTTTAATGCCAGTTTTTTATCAGAAATATTTTCCAATTTATAAATCTGCATGGTTAGCCACCTACTCTTTTTTGGATGAATACATTTTCCCATCCCTTAAAATATACAGTCTGTATTTTATATGCCTTTTCAAATACTATTGCAAAATTATAGTATAGCAAATAATTAGCGTTTTTTCTTCGCCAATAATTTCAATAGTAGTGTGGTAAGTACAAATTGTGGTGGAGAGCCAACGTCAAGTGCAATAAAAGTATTTTTGAAGAGATCAAGTACTTTTTCATCAAGATTAAATTTATTGGAGTGTATCGCCTCCTTACTGATGCATTCTACAATATGTTTCATGCGCTTGGTATCGGTACGCTTGTTCTCTTGTATGAAAGCATAAACACTCGAGAGTGTCAATTGTGATACATCTAATCCTAAACGCTCTTTTTCTCTCTTTTCAGAGAGAACTTTAATAGGCAAACGTGAGCGAATGGTTGGAAGAATAGTTGCCTTGCTAGAAGCAATAAGGATAAACTCTTTTTTGGGTGGGGGCTCTTCGAGAATCTTGAGAAGTTTATTTTGAACGATAGAAGAAAAACTCTTGGCAGCAAGAATGATTACAGTGGTCTCCTCACTTGCCATATAGGCTTTTTCAATGGCAAGTTTTGCATCTTCTATCTTGAAAGTGTCATCTTTGGGGTCAAGTTTAATAATTTCAACAAACCTTTCGTTTACTCTGAGTAAGTGTAATCTCTCTATAGTGCTTTGGATATTACTGCTAATGAGAACTTGGCTATTGAGTGTCATGGTCAGGACTAAAAGTCAAGCTCCCCAAAGAGTGCTTGAGAAAGGGTTAGGTCAAAGAGTTTGTAGAGTTGTAATAGTTTGATATCGAGCATCTCATCACTGCTTCGTAAGCTAAAACTGTTTTCTACCTCTTCATCCATAATCCAAAGAAAACTATTATCGCAACGGTAGGCAAGTTTTGTAAAAGGATGGTCTCCTTTGCCAATATACCAAATCAAATATCCATTAGGAAAGGAGAGTTCAAGCATATCTTCAAAAATCTCCATATCCTGCGTGGAAGAGAAGGAATCAATAGATGGAAATATTTCTGCTATAGGAAAAACCGGTAACAAGGGACGGCTTTTTTGTGGGTTATTGATATTGTCTAGAATATACTTTTCAAACCATTGTCGTGATGTATCTGTTAGTAGTAAAATGGTTTTACCTTCAAGTATTTGATTAATGGTATTTTTGACAAACGGTGTCCACTCGTATCGACACTCTTCCATCCATGAGAAGCAGTCTTCTTCGCGAATTGCTTCAAGTGTCCATTTCAACAGCTTCTGCATCAAAAATCTACTTATCTAATCTGTAGGCTTCATGAAGAATGCGGATAGCAAGTTCTCCATATTTCTCATCAATAACCATAGAGACCTTAATCTCTGAGGTTGATATCATCTGAATATTAATATTGTTGGTTGCTAACGCACTAAATGCAGCTGCGGCAACACCAGAGTGAGATTTCATTCCTACGCCAACTACAGAGACTTTACAAATATGTTCGTCATAGTCTACACCTTC is a window from the Sulfurovum sp. genome containing:
- a CDS encoding DUF1302 domain-containing protein; translation: MKQIAWIYRLKVSILFAILFCIIPLIAGGDIVKVKLKEIGVQPQAINNETQEALGGFEEEDTADSDIGGFEENTGDMGTNTDEKDPSDYGLSGEIKQQVAYLTSSKNSNRKDFSSLRKTFFLDYEYKFSNDLKLKINERYFYDWVYDISHIYFTPEEKYFLYSEAELFDAYLEGSVSNSLDFKIGRQVVVWGRSDTIRITDVLNPIDNRQPGMVDIKDLRLPTVMVKLDYYVGNWRITPIVLLEQRFTKDPPYGSTFYPANFPFPNAKEYNKPTYALSVGREFHGWDMNLYATHIYNDTKFIQDPFSQDAVVIHDKINMFGAAFNILKGSWLIKSEIAYFDALRYMMAPDTNLNRLDTLIGIEYNGIANTMISFDASLRHFMRYDMRLERQYIIAENKRIDLIPTYQNTYQYAFRMNSDFINDTLHANYLITLFGKKGNEGGFQRLWATYDIDDHFKIDVGVLDFIGGDILFDHFKQERIVFGNIIYNFNI
- the ruvX gene encoding Holliday junction resolvase RuvX; translated protein: MKLASLDVGLKRIGVAICLDGKVVLPQNAVLRKNRNQAARDINSFLKEWETEKLIVGLPKGGASEEEMERRIKHFVSLLKLNIPIVYIDEQGSSFEAQELTAGQFRHKKDGKIDSIAAKIILERYLSN
- the ligA gene encoding NAD-dependent DNA ligase LigA; this encodes MMQKQYNKNVDILKKWAHAYYVEDNPIATDEEYDRLYHEVKNYEQSHPEHMRPDSPTQRVGGVVREEFSKSKHIKRMWSMEDVFTKDEVTEWIARVEKNIGKCNFFCEPKFDGASMNLLYEDGKLVKAITRGDGMIGEEVTDNVRTIRSVPLLIDHKDLIEIRGEVVIRKDDFEKINKERANKGESLFANPRNAAAGSLRQLDSSVTAKRRLVFYPWGLGENNLSYIKLSEKMDFVYNQGFLRPPYSKACNSIDEIEEFYHFILSRRDEIPVMMDGLVIKVDDVSLQEELGYTVKVPKWMCAYKFPAVEKVTKVNAITVQVGRTGVLTPVAEIEPINLDGAIISRATLHNFDEIERKELMVVIVLCLYAAWVDV
- the folP gene encoding dihydropteroate synthase produces the protein MQIYKLENISDKKLALKQLGVESGGIAIMAKKMELMTFYIKNLRTPAANILKQDALSIGAELAVPGGVITCKKEHYDCILIGTRKHMEILSSKEMAQPFGLKKLAEELKYFLSTKYYPLQIMGVINANEDSFYAGSRFQESSAILRIEQMIEEGADIIDIGAVSSRPGAETVNEAIELARIKPICDAIASQKLYEKAIFSIDSYSPSIIGYALEHGFSVINDITGANNDAVIALAVQYNTKLCIMHMQGTPQTMQQNPHYEDVTAEVSNFFQERIAKCEALGLKREQIMLDVGIGFGKTLEHNLVLINNMRHFTSFGCEVLIGASRKSMIDKIIPTPTIDRLPGTLAIHLKAVENGANIVRCHDIKEHMQALMVQKAFT
- a CDS encoding DNA polymerase III subunit delta', whose amino-acid sequence is MTLNSQVLISSNIQSTIERLHLLRVNERFVEIIKLDPKDDTFKIEDAKLAIEKAYMASEETTVIILAAKSFSSIVQNKLLKILEEPPPKKEFILIASSKATILPTIRSRLPIKVLSEKREKERLGLDVSQLTLSSVYAFIQENKRTDTKRMKHIVECISKEAIHSNKFNLDEKVLDLFKNTFIALDVGSPPQFVLTTLLLKLLAKKKR
- a CDS encoding HobA family DNA replication regulator; translated protein: MQKLLKWTLEAIREEDCFSWMEECRYEWTPFVKNTINQILEGKTILLLTDTSRQWFEKYILDNINNPQKSRPLLPVFPIAEIFPSIDSFSSTQDMEIFEDMLELSFPNGYLIWYIGKGDHPFTKLAYRCDNSFLWIMDEEVENSFSLRSSDEMLDIKLLQLYKLFDLTLSQALFGELDF